A genomic region of Leptospira mtsangambouensis contains the following coding sequences:
- a CDS encoding LBF_1011 family protein — protein MSLQTEYKLQWPEYRIEFHPGPPIPKKANLNELWPNLRAFFSGNQSRFANYLFYLSTDFSGGFSLCSVLGENEVTFRFRDPQLVSPSPFPKETLEQIWELCQKREFEEMEREDWELIGFGFLYLGNVLEFRNWVLKTKDFFGQTDDNRRFLFLLGWESSEFPYENSILHMLVEYERGNRDSINFKTLTDAVTLDSHWQISGVLFHAIETGWFTGEETFRFWKFLIGFYAEWDDWEQQKFRSVSLGKIPAFPALRYAKRYFPYNTFVLYRQDLETNLRGDWTYGDGFGYELTHQMDPFVETVVRFRNEKERFEEELKNELWKRPYSYFINLQLAFIRFVKKENQSFLEFYKKAGRLKYLPMALNLYWRVLKVNGEEVLSKSIERTLVATGESTNIPEGWE, from the coding sequence ATGAGCTTACAAACAGAATACAAACTGCAATGGCCGGAATACCGGATTGAATTCCATCCTGGGCCTCCGATTCCAAAAAAGGCCAACCTGAATGAACTTTGGCCAAACCTTCGTGCCTTTTTTTCGGGCAATCAGTCTCGTTTTGCAAACTATCTCTTCTATTTATCGACCGATTTTTCTGGGGGGTTCAGCCTTTGTTCCGTTCTGGGAGAAAATGAGGTCACCTTTCGCTTCCGGGACCCGCAACTTGTCTCTCCCTCTCCTTTTCCAAAAGAAACTTTGGAACAAATTTGGGAACTTTGCCAAAAACGTGAGTTTGAAGAAATGGAAAGGGAGGACTGGGAGCTAATTGGATTTGGGTTTTTGTATTTGGGAAATGTCCTCGAGTTTCGCAATTGGGTTTTGAAAACCAAAGATTTTTTTGGCCAAACCGATGACAATCGTAGGTTTTTGTTTTTGCTTGGTTGGGAAAGTTCTGAGTTCCCCTATGAAAACTCCATTTTACATATGTTAGTCGAATATGAAAGAGGGAACAGAGATTCTATCAATTTTAAAACACTTACCGATGCAGTAACACTAGATTCCCATTGGCAAATTTCAGGAGTTCTGTTTCATGCGATCGAAACAGGATGGTTTACCGGAGAAGAAACATTCCGATTTTGGAAATTTCTCATAGGATTTTATGCAGAATGGGATGATTGGGAACAACAAAAATTCCGTTCTGTTTCACTTGGAAAAATTCCTGCCTTTCCTGCTTTGCGTTACGCCAAACGATATTTTCCATATAACACTTTTGTTTTATACAGACAGGATCTGGAAACTAATCTTCGAGGTGATTGGACCTATGGAGATGGATTCGGTTATGAACTCACACACCAAATGGATCCCTTTGTGGAAACAGTTGTAAGGTTTCGTAACGAAAAAGAAAGGTTCGAGGAAGAACTAAAAAATGAATTATGGAAAAGACCTTATTCATACTTTATCAATTTACAATTGGCTTTTATTCGTTTTGTAAAAAAAGAAAACCAAAGTTTTTTGGAATTTTATAAAAAAGCCGGAAGACTTAAATATTTACCTATGGCTCTCAATTTGTATTGGAGGGTTTTAAAAGTCAATGGAGAAGAGGTTCTTTCGAAATCCATTGAACGGACGTTAGTGGCCACTGGCGAATCAACAAACATTCCGGAAGGTTGGGAATAA
- a CDS encoding lytic transglycosylase domain-containing protein, whose protein sequence is MRHFWLASRILLFFTTSLFADTDLQYLIKSHQWGQIESHFRNTNPSRESEVYSLIEFHEKAPNGDKEKRFRYLISLVRGVFVTESSEEEVRKILTQTMPFQTTLFKLSYWKLYTEITQKNYLTPAERIQFLNRLNLEEDPICRRLLDELVRLLAANNQWKEILDKINSIQESHKRYLLTGDTQYRYGKAKLILGDEKAAVEEWLNCLQREGLSDSTVQMIAADWSKYKGSGSILQLAPSEFTLLLPAINHNDKEAVFRTRPELFSTRLAYYEGFKNLTSVLTKTGKINELFRVLRANKTFVDMDSSWIVSLADILYQQNKFQNAIELLKTFPGKDAGYYRILAATYDRLGDRELYFENLVLYLGKYPFNLFYQDRLIEYLVDRKGEKSNFAPLAKFERALAEIPNLPVKGRLVYWYLRSLKESGETEKLKKELKRYYALCPGSYYTRVIREEFLSIIKEGNKPDNPTYNKEYLFEYLSYTAGIPEESYAILGRNLGFVYPKDSYELGNKLGGMSSRIQGHKLLNLAKEYFRVGEDSLGLSLVNFHVKRENLSEEEKDEILVGIGDLTYNTYYTAFHTRSLLKRHLIPDDPILLPTSLSVRMYPRPHQNIVSRYAQENDISEDKVYALMRQESFFKETATSRSNARGLMQIMPATGKELASRMGITSYSLYEPETSIRLGTKFLAYLLKSNDNELKWASIAYNGGPGNLRKWKKSVYTGDFNHFLEDLPYKESRDYCRIVVSNFYAYDIMKKYHKL, encoded by the coding sequence ATGAGGCATTTTTGGTTAGCAAGTAGAATTCTTCTCTTTTTCACAACATCCCTATTTGCGGACACTGACCTTCAATATTTAATCAAATCTCATCAGTGGGGGCAAATCGAAAGTCACTTTCGAAATACAAACCCATCCCGTGAAAGTGAAGTTTATAGTTTAATTGAATTCCATGAAAAAGCACCTAACGGAGACAAGGAGAAACGGTTTCGGTATTTGATTTCTCTTGTGCGCGGTGTTTTTGTCACAGAATCCTCGGAAGAAGAAGTAAGAAAAATCCTGACACAAACGATGCCTTTCCAAACCACCCTTTTTAAACTAAGTTATTGGAAGTTGTATACAGAAATCACACAAAAAAATTATCTCACTCCGGCAGAAAGAATCCAATTTTTGAATCGATTGAATTTGGAAGAAGATCCGATTTGCCGCAGGCTACTTGATGAACTCGTTCGTCTCCTTGCCGCAAACAACCAATGGAAGGAAATTTTAGATAAAATTAACTCCATCCAAGAATCGCACAAACGATACCTTCTGACAGGGGATACACAATATCGGTATGGAAAAGCAAAACTCATATTAGGTGACGAAAAGGCAGCCGTAGAAGAATGGTTGAATTGTCTACAAAGAGAAGGACTTTCTGACTCTACTGTGCAGATGATTGCTGCGGACTGGTCCAAATACAAAGGATCGGGAAGTATTTTACAACTGGCTCCATCAGAATTCACCCTTCTCTTGCCTGCGATCAATCATAATGATAAAGAAGCCGTGTTTCGCACAAGGCCTGAACTCTTTTCCACAAGACTTGCTTATTACGAAGGATTCAAAAATCTTACTTCTGTTTTAACCAAAACGGGAAAAATCAATGAACTTTTTAGGGTTTTACGTGCAAATAAAACCTTTGTGGACATGGATTCCTCTTGGATTGTTAGTTTGGCGGACATTTTATACCAACAAAATAAATTCCAAAATGCGATTGAACTTTTAAAAACATTTCCTGGAAAAGATGCAGGATACTACAGAATACTTGCAGCCACTTACGACAGATTAGGTGATCGTGAACTGTATTTTGAAAATTTAGTTTTATATTTAGGGAAATATCCTTTTAATCTTTTTTACCAGGACAGACTGATTGAATACCTTGTGGATCGCAAAGGTGAAAAATCTAATTTTGCTCCACTCGCAAAATTTGAAAGAGCCCTTGCTGAAATTCCCAATCTCCCCGTCAAAGGCAGACTTGTGTATTGGTACTTACGATCCCTCAAAGAAAGTGGTGAGACGGAGAAGTTAAAAAAAGAACTGAAACGATATTATGCTCTTTGTCCCGGATCTTATTATACACGAGTGATCCGAGAAGAATTTTTATCCATCATCAAAGAAGGAAACAAACCGGACAATCCAACTTACAACAAAGAATATTTATTTGAATATCTATCTTATACGGCTGGAATCCCCGAAGAATCTTATGCGATCCTTGGTAGAAACTTAGGATTTGTATACCCAAAAGATTCTTATGAATTAGGAAATAAACTGGGTGGAATGAGCTCACGAATCCAAGGGCATAAACTTTTGAACCTTGCCAAAGAATACTTCCGCGTCGGAGAAGATAGTTTGGGTTTAAGTCTCGTTAATTTTCATGTCAAACGAGAGAACCTTTCCGAAGAAGAAAAGGATGAAATTCTGGTGGGGATTGGAGACTTAACATATAACACATATTATACTGCATTTCACACAAGGTCTCTTCTCAAAAGACATTTGATCCCAGATGACCCCATTTTACTCCCCACTTCCCTTTCCGTCCGCATGTATCCAAGGCCACACCAAAACATCGTCTCTCGTTACGCCCAGGAAAATGATATCTCCGAAGACAAGGTATATGCTTTGATGCGACAAGAATCCTTTTTTAAAGAAACCGCGACCTCAAGATCCAATGCTCGGGGTCTCATGCAAATTATGCCGGCGACAGGAAAGGAACTCGCCTCACGTATGGGAATCACTTCCTACTCCCTCTATGAGCCCGAAACCTCCATCCGTTTGGGGACAAAATTTTTAGCCTATCTTTTGAAATCCAACGACAACGAATTG